AGTAGACCAGCCGACAGTCCTCGTGGGCGAGCGATTCTGAGAGCCCCTCGACGACCAGCGGTTCCGCGCCCTCGACGTCGATCTTCACGACGGTCGGCCGGGGAACCTCCCCCGCGGCGACCAACTCGTCGCCGGCCCGCGTCTCGATCGAAACGGCGGCGGCCCCCGGATCCGTCGTGAGTGAGGGGGTCCCCTGCCAGCTGTCGCGCTCGCGCGCCGGGTTGTCGAGCGCCGCGGTCCCCGTCGAATCCGAGAGGGCGCACTCGAACACCCGCGGGGCGGTCCCGAGGGAGTCGAGGCGGCGGTGGAGAATCTCCCTGACGTCGGGGTTGGGTTCGAACGCGATCACGCGTCCGTCGTCGAGGACGGCGCTCGCGAAGCAGGTGTAAAAGCCACCGGCCGCGCCGACGTCCCAGAAGACGTCGTCCGAACGAAGCTCCGCGAGGAGGTCGGCCAGCATCCGCCCCTCGATGTCGAGGAATCGCCGGAGGAACCGTGCGTCCTCGCGGTCGTCGAGTCGAAACAGGACCGAGACGCCGCCGACCGTGACCGGACGCCGCCCGCGCGCCGCCCAGTAGCGATCGCTCGCCCGCCGACGGGCCGACCGGCCGGCCTTCCGGACGAGTTCGAAGACGTCCCCTTCCCACTGAATCCCGGCCACTCTATCGTGGATGGCCATCGTCGACGGTACTACAGTGGGAGATATAAACACACGTGTGTCGTGTTGGGTGGGCTTCACGAGCGGGGAGCGCGGTATCGGCTCTACCGGCCGTCGGGCGTCACGGCGGGTCGACGCCGCTCGCCGCTCACTCGCAAAATCTGGACCAAAAAACAGGAAGTCAGCCCTCGAAACCGTCCTCGAACCGGAAGGTGCCGTCCCGCTGGACGACCTGCTCCCACCTTTTGTCTCGTTCGCGGCATAGCCGCTCACTCGCAAAATCTGGACCAAAAGGCAGGAGTTCAGCCCTCGAATCCGTCCTCGAACCGGAACGTCCCGTTTCGCTGGACGACCTCGCCGTCGACCTCGATTCTGGAGTCCTCGCCCATGTCGATGATCATGTCGACGTGGACCGCGCTCTCGTTGGCCTCGTTGTCCTCGCCCACACACTCGTCGTAGGCCATCCCGACCGCCATGTGGACCGTGTCGCCCATCTTCTCGTCGAACAGCATGTTGTAGGTGAAGCGGTCGATGTCGCGGTTCATCCCGATTCCCAACTCCCCGAGTCGGCGCGCGCCTTCGTCGGTGTTCAGCACCTCGGTGAGGAGGTCCTCGTTCTGGCCCGCCGAGTGCTCGATCACCTCGCCACCCTCGAACTCGAGGGAGACGTCGGTGATCTCGCGACCCTGGTGGTACAGCGGTTTGTCGAAGAGGACCGAGCCCTCGACGCTGTCGGGAACGGGTGCGGTGAAGACCTCTCCCCCCGGTAGGTTCTTCTCGCCGTAGTCGTTGAGCGTGGTGTTGCCCGCGATACTCATCGTTACATCCGTTCCCTCGCCCGAGACGATCCTGACCTCCTCGGCGGGGTCGAGGATCTCGACCATCCGAGCCTGGAACTCGCGCTGTTCGTCCCAGTCCTTGTTGATCGCGTCCCAGACGAAGTTCTCGTAGGCCTCGGTGCTCATCCCCGCCAGTTGGGCGTTCGCGGGCGCGGGGAACTGCGTGAGACACCACCGCTTCGAGAGGCGCTCCTGTCTGATGGGCTGTTGGGCCACCGAGTAGGCGGCGGTGGTCTCGGGGTCGACGTCGCTCGTCTCGGTGGCGTTCTCGTTGGCCCGCAGGTGGATGAACGCGTCCGTCTCCTCCATCAGCGCCCGCTCGTGGCTCGGCGTCTCGAACTCCGCCGAGGAACGCAGGAAGGCCCGCTGGACGCGCTCGTCGGCGGAGAGCGAGATCGGGTTCGCGCCGCGATCGCCCAGCACCTCGAAGAGCGCGACCACCAGGTCGCTCGCGACGGCGGGCGCGCTGACGATGACGTTGTCGCCCTCCTCGATGTCGGTGGAGTGCTCGACGATGATCTCTGCGTGTTCGCGGATGCGCGGGTCCATATCGGGACTGGAGGGCGGCCGACCAAACCCGTTTGGGTTCGGTACAGCAGCGAGAGGACGCCGAACCGGACCGGAAGCGGGAGGAGGATCGGCGGCAGATCCCGCGAGCGAGACGGGCAGGGTTTTGCCCGCCGGTCCCGAAGCCGGCGTATGATCGACCTGCGAAGCGACACGGTGACGCGACCCGACGACCGGATGCGCGAGGCCGCCCGGGAGGCCGAGGTGGGCGACGACGTCTACCGCGAGGACCCCACGGTGAACGAACTCGAACGACGGGCGGCCGACGTAGTGGGAAAGGAGGCGGCGCTGTACGTCCCGACGGGGACGATGGGCAACCAGGTCGCGGTGCGCACGCACACCGAACGCGGCCAGGAGGTGCTCGCGGAACGCGAGAGCCACGTCGTGAAGTGGGAACTCGGCGGGATGGCCCAGCTCTCGGGCCTGCAGGTGCGCACGATCGACGGCGACGACCGCGGCGTCGTCGCGCCCGAACAGGTGCGGGAGGGCTACGTCGCGGAGGACCTCCACCGGCCGGGGACCGGCCTGCTCGCGCTCGAGAACACCCACAACAGCAAGGGCGGGGCGGCGATCGAGGCAGAGGTGATCGCGGCCGCGGCCGAGGCGGCCCACGGCCTCGGTGTGCCGGTCCACCTCGACGGCGCGCGGGTGTTCAACGCCGCGGCGGCGCTCGGAACGGACGTGAAGGAGCTCGTCGACCCGGTCGACTCGGTGATGTTCTGTCTCTCGAAGGGGCTGGGCGCGCCCGTCGGCTCGATGCTCGCCGGGAGCGAGGGGTTCGTCGAGCGGGCGCGACGCAACAGGAAACTGTTCGGCGGCGGGATGCGCCAGGCGGGGATCATCGCCGCGCCCGGCCTGCTGGCGCTCGAGAACCGCCACCGGCTGGACGAGGACCACGAGAACGCCCGCCGGCTCGCGGCCGGGCTCGACGGGATCGCGGGACTCTCGGTCCCCGAACCGGAGACGAACATCGTGCTGGTCGACTGCGAGGGGACCGACCACACCGCCGAGGAGTTCCTCGCGGCCTGCGAAGCGGAGGGCGTCCTCGGGGTCGCGTTCGGCGAGTACCGGGTCAGGTTCTGCACGCACCGGGACGTCGCGAACGGAGACGTCGAGAAGGCGATCGCGGCGGTCGAGCGGGCGCTCTAGCGCCGCCCGCTCTCGAAGCCGTCCCGGAAGCCGAACAGCACCTTCCGGACGAACAGGTACGAGCCGCCGACGAAGAAGACCAGGATCCCGACGAAGACGAGGTAGACGGGATCGATCTCGATGAACATACCCCCCTATCGGGGACCGGGGGAAAGAGCGTTTCGGCCGACGGGGACGACTTAGTTCGCCTGCAGTCGCCGACACAACCGCTTACTGATCCCTCGGCACAACGTCGGATGTCATGGACCACGACACCTTCATCGGCGAGGTACAGAACCGTGCCGAACTGGCGTCCCGAGGCGAGGCGCTCAGCGCGACGCGGGCGACGTTCCAGACGCTCGCCGAGCGGATCGATGAGGGGCAGGCGACGAACATCGCCGCCCAGCTCCCCGACGAACTCGCCCGAATCATCGAGGAGGAGGCCGATACCACCGAGTCGTTCGGCTTCCAGGAGTTCGTCGGCCGTGTCGCCGAGCGCGACGAGAACCTCGGCAGCGAGGACGACGACCGCTCGGCGGCAGCGCTCCACGCCCGCGCCGTGATCGACGTACTCGACGAGGCCGTCACCGAAGGACAGATAGAGGACCTCCGCGATCAGCTCCCCGGGGAGTACGACGACCTCTTCGAACTCGCCGAGGCCGACGGGGCCCCCGGCCAGCCCTAGAGGGAGAACTCCTCTACGACGGTTCCGTCGGGCCGACGGAGCCGTCCGCGGACCCCGTCTCGAGTGGCTTCGAGTTCCGCGTGCCCGGGGCGGTTGCCCCGCGGTTGTGCGTGGCTCCCGGGGTTCAGCAACAGGAGGTCGTCGGTCCGCGTGACGCCCGGGCGGTGGCTGTGGCCCGAGATCACGAGGTCCGCGCCGCGTTCGCGCCCGAACATCGCGAGTCCCGTGGGGCCGCCGTCCCGACGGTGGGTGAGGGCGATCCGCAGGCCCTCCCACTCCAGCGTTCGGGCCGCGGGGAGGCGCTCGCGGACCGCCGCGGCGTCGGCGTTGCCGTGGACGGCGTCGAGACGGGCCGCCTCCTCGTGGAACGCATCCAGCGCGGAGACGGTCGTGAAGTCGCCGGCGTGGACGACGCGCTCCGCCTCCCGCACCGCGTCGAGCGTTCGACCGGCGAGGGCGTGACCCTCGGTGCTGTGGGTGTCGGAGACGACGGTGAGCATACCCCCACTCGAACGCGAACGGTGCTGTAGGTTTCGCCCGTAGCGACCGGCGTCCGGGGCGGCGTCGGAGCGTACCCCAAACGGCATTACCCCCCGACGAGTAGCGGGTTCGATGGCAGGAGAGAGCGTCGGCGTGGTGCTGGCCGCGTTGGTGGCGAACGGGGCGATCGCGGGGCTGAAGTTCGGCGGCTTCCTGCTGACCGGGAGCCCCGCGATGCTCGCGGAGACGTACCACTCGGTCTCCGATACGGGCAACCAGGTGTTCCTCCTGGTCGGGATCTACTACGGCCGGCAGGACCGGAACCGGTCGCACCCGTTCGGCTACGGCAAGGCCGAGTTCTTCTACAGCTTCCTCGTGAGCGTCCTGCTGTTCGGGATCGCGGGCTGGGAGAGCGCGAAGGGCGGATACGAGGCGCTCGTCCACGGCGAGGCCCACCTCACCGAGGGGTCGATCACCCTGCTCGGGACTACCGTGCCGGGGGTCTACGTCAACTACGCCGTGTTGCTCGGCGCGATCGCCTTCGAGACGTACGCCTTCCTGAAGGCCCGCGCGGCGATGCGCGCCGAGATCGACCAACGGGGCTGGAGCGGCTACCGCGAGGCGTTCAAGAAGACCAGCCGGACCACGGTGCTGACGGCGCTGACCGAGGACACGGTCGCGCTCGCGGGCCTCGGAATCGCGCTCGCGGGGATCTACCTCACCCGCGTCACCGGCAACCCCGTCTACGACGGGGCGGCGGCGCTGTTGATTGGGCTGCTGTTGATGGGTTTCGCGCTCGCGCTGGCCTGGGAGAACAAGCGCCTGTTGATCGGCGAGAGCCTCCCGAAGGCCGACGAACAACGCCTGCGCGAGGTGATCGCCGGCTGGGACGGGGTCCGCGAGGTCGCCGGGTTCCGGAGCGTCCACTTCGGGCCGGAGTACGTGCTCGTGGCCGCCGACGTCGGGTTCGATTCGGACCTGAACGGCGACGAGATCGACGAGCGCGTCGGCGGGATGGAGCGGGCGCTCCAGGGGGTGAACGACAGCGTCAAGAGCGTCTACATCGAGCCCCAGACGGCCTGATCCGAGCGTTTTTATCCGATCAGGACCCAGGATCGGTGTGGCGACGACCGATCCCTCGCGGTTCTTCCCGTACGACGCCCCTTACGAGAACCAGCGCGAGGCGATCGACCGGATCGAGAACGCCCTCGCGCGCGGCCAGGACGTGCTCTTCGAGGGGGCCTGCGGGACCGGCAAGACGCTCTCGGCGCTCGTTCCCGCCCTCTCACACGCCCGCGAGACCGACAAGACCGTGGTGATCACGACGAACGTCCACCAGCAGATGCGCCAGTTCGTCGAGGAGGCTCGCGCGATAACGAAGGAGGAGGCGATCCGCGCGGTCGTCTTCAAGGGGAAGGCCTCGATGTGTCACATCGACGTGGGCTACGAGGAGTGTCAGGTGCTTCGCGATACGACACGCGACCTCGCCGAATCCGAGGTCGATAGGGCCCAACTCGAACGCAAGCAGGACGAACTCCTGGAGGAGAGCCAGGCGGGCGATCGGGGGGCCGCAGAGGCCCGAAGCGCCGTGATGGACGAACTCGAATCAGTCGACGAGGAGGTTTCCGATCTCCGTGAGGAACCCACCTGCGAGCACTACTACAACAACCTGACCGGCGACACCGACGAGTTCTACGCGTGGCTCTTCTCGGACGTGCGCACCCCCGACGACGTCTACGAGTACGCGGAACGCGAGGGGTTCTGTGGGTATGAGTTGTTGAAGGAGGGAATGGAGGGGGTCGATCTCGTGGTCTGTAACTACCACCACCTGCTCGATCCCGCCATCCGCGAGCAGTTCTTCCGGTGGCTGGACCGCGACCCCGAGGACGTGATCTGCGTCTTCGACGAGGCCCACAACATCGAGGACGCCGCCCGCGACCACGCGACCCGCACGCTGACGGAGAACACCCTCGACAGCGCGCTCGACGAGTGCGAGGACAGCGACGACCCCCGAAGCGGGGACGCCTTCGCCGTGCTCGCGGCCTTCCGCCGCGCGCTCGTCGCGACCTACGAGGACTCCTTTGGCTTCGGCGAACGGGAGGGAGTCGGCGAGAACTGGGAGGACGTCCCGATCGCCAACGAGTCGGGCCGCGACGACCTCACGCTCGCCTTCCTCGAGGAGTATTCCGGCCGGGGGATCGACCGGGACCTAGAGAGCGCGCTGGCGTTCGGCGAGGAACTCGACGAGCGCTACGAAGAAGCGTATCGAAACGGCGAGGCCCAGACGCGTGCGGAGTGTCAGACACTGCAGGCCGCCGTGTTCGTCGAGGGCTGGCTCGACGACGGGGCGACGCTCGGCCAGTACCCCGTGATCTCGGTTCGTCGGGACGAGAGCACGGATGAAGTCTACGGCCGGGCGGAACTCTACACCTGTATCCCCCGCGAGGTCGCCGCGAGCCTCTTTTCGAGCGTCCACGCGAGCGTGCTGATGAGCGCGACGCTGCGCCCGTTCGACGTCCTAGAGGACGTGCTGGGGCTCGAAGAGCCGATCCAGATGGCCTACGGGCTGGAGTTCCCCGAGGCGAATCGGCGGACGTTCACGGTCGAGACGCCCGCGCTGTTCGCCAGCGAGCGCGACGATCCCGGGGTACAGGAGACGATCACGCGCGTGATCGAGGACGCGATCCGGATGACGCCCGGCAACTCCCTGATATTCTTCCCGAGCTACTACGAGGCCGAGCGCTACTACGGCCGGGTCGAGACCCGCGCGACGCCCTACCTCGATCGGCCCGGGGTGCGCGCCGAGGAGATCCGCCAGGAGTTCACCGGGAGCGAGTACGCCGCGCTGTTCACCTCGCTGTGGGGCACGCTCACCGAGGGGGTGAGCTTCGACGGCGACGACGCCCACACGGTGCTCGTCGTCGGGGTTCCCTATCCCCGTCTCGACGAGCGAATGGACGCCGTCCAGGACGCCTACCAGTCGGTCTACGGCGACTCGAATCCCGACGCGGGCTGGGAGTACGCCGTCGAGATCCCCACTGTCAGGAAGACCAGACAGGCGCTCGGACGGGTGCTTCGCTCGCCCGAGGAGGTCGGCGTGCGAGCGCTCGTCGACAAACGCTACACGCAGACCGCCGAACGCGAGATGGGAAAATACAGCGTCCGGAGCGCGTTCCCGCCCGAGGAGCGCGCCGAACTGATCGACGTCGCCCCCGAGAAACTCCAGTTCTCGATGCTCAACTTCTACGGCGATCACGACGCCTACGACGAACCACCGGAACCGCGCTTAGACGGGTAGCGAAAAGCGAGTGGCGACCTCCTTGTACGTCGCGTCCCAGAGGACGAGTTCGTTGACGGTCCACGTCACCGGTTCGATCGCCCACTCGCGGAGGCGTTCGCGCTCGGCGGCGGTGCCGCCGTGGGCCAGCGTCACGTGGGGGACGTACCCCTCGCCGTCGATCCCCTCGATCGGCTCGAATGTCTCACAGAGGCGTTCGTTGAGCGCGTGGAGCGCGGGGCTCTCGACGGCGAGGTAGACGACGGGCAGGTCGCCGTGGGTCGGCCGTTCGAACGTCTCGATCCCGGTCACCCGGGCCTCGAACGGCGGGGTGCCGGCGATCGCACGGCGGACCGCCGGGACGAGGCGCGCGTACTCCGCCGGCGTGTGTTCGCCGAGGCGTTTGACCCCGAGCGTGTGGGTCCTGCGGACCCGATCGAACGTGTAGAGGGCGGGTTCGAGGTCGCCCGCGAGGCGCTTTACCTGCCCCGGAACCGGGACGTTCAGGCTGATCGGCACTACCGCTGTCGGACGTACCACAGCAGGATAAGCACGATGATCAACAGGGCGATCGGCGACCGACTGAACACGGGCAGAAGCCCGACGACGGCGTCGACCAGTTCGAGAACCAACAACGCGACCACCAACACGAGGATCACCGTCAACAGCGCCTCGGCGTCGAGTCTGCCGCGCACGTCCATATATTTCGGTTGTGGTTTTAGGATAAAAAAATCGTCGCAACGGATCGTCGAGCCGGAAGGCTTTAATAGGGCCAACGGTGTTGGTTCGGGTAATGAGCGAGACGGCCGCCACGGACTCGTTTCCCGCCGTGAGCGCCGCCGCCGTCTCCCGGGGCGTGGCCCCGCGCTCGTGGCCCGTAGCGCCGCGTGCATCACCCGCGCAGGCCGTAGCCCCGCGCGCCCGACGACCGCGACCGGGCCTCCTCTAGGCCCACCACTATCCTCATCCCGATTCCGACGACTTCGCCCACCAGACGATTCGCCTGCGTTTCCGGTTAGCGACGCCTCTGCGCTTATTTTTCACGATTAAAAAGGAAGAATTTATGTCCCCGTAGGCGCTCGGTTCAAGCAACGATGGAACGCGTGGCACTCGCCTTTTCAGGGGGACTGGATACGACCGTCTGCGTACCGCTGCTCGAGGAGGAGTACGGCTACGACGAGGTGATCGGCGTCACCGTCGACGTCGGCCAGCCCGAAGCGGAGTTCGCCGAGGCCGAGGAGACCGCCGAGGCGCTCGGTCTCGAGAACCACGTCGTCGACGCCAAATCGGAGTTCGCCGAGACGTGTTTCAGTGCCGTAAAAGCGAACGCGACCTACCAGGGATATCCCTTGGGTACGGCACTCGCGCGCCCGGTGATCGCACAGGCCATCCTTGAGGTCGCCGAGGAACACGGCTGTTCGGCGCTCGCCCACGGCTGTACGGGCAAGGGCAACGACCAGCTCCGGTTCGAGGCGGTCTGGCGCGGCTCGGACATGGAGGTCATCGCGCCCGTGCGCGAACTCGGGCTCACCCGCGAGTGGGAGATCGAGTACGCCGACGAGAAGGATCTACCCGTGGAGGCGGGCAACGAGGGCGTCTGGTCGATCGACACGAACCTCTGGAGCCGCTCGGTCGAAGGGGGACAGTTGGAGGAGCCGAGCTACGTGCCTCCGGAGGAGATCTACGACTGGACCGCCGAACCAACTGCTGAAACGGAACTCGTCGAGATCGAGTTCGACGAGGGAGTGCCGGTCGCGGTGGATGGCGAGGAGATGGACGGGGTCGAGTTGATCGAGCACCTCAACGAGGTCGCGGGCGCCCACGGCGTCGGCCGGACCGACCTCATGGAGGACCGCATGCTCGGGCTGAAAGTGCGCGAGAACTACGAGCACCCCGCGGCGACCGTGTTGCTCAACGCCCACGAAGCATTGGAGGACCTCGTCCTGACGAAGGGCGAGCGCTCCTTTAAGGTCGGCGTCGACCACGAGTGGTCCGAAAAGGCCTACGAGGGGCTGCTGTTCGCCCCGCTCGTCAAGGCCCTGAACGGCTTCATCGACGAGACCCAGACGAAGGTGACGGGGACGGTGACGATCAAGTTCGAGGGCGGAAAAGCCCGTCCGGTAGGAAGGGAAAGCGAGTTCGCGGTCTACTCCGCGAGCGCGGCCTCGTTCAACACCGAGACCGTCGACGGGATCGCACAGGAGGACGCCACCGGCGTCGCGAAGTACCACGGCCTGCAGGAACGCCTCGCGAATGCGGTCGAGGCCGACGTGGGCGGAAAGACGCCCGCCGTGACCGACGGCGGGGACGCGGGCGAAAGCGGGAACGGGGAGGACGAGTAGAATGGACGGGGAATCCGGGGACGTGGTCCGCCGCGAGCGCTTCAGCGGCGGCCCCGCTCGCGGGTTCCTCTCCTCGATGGGTGCGGATAAACGGATCTTCGAGGCCGATCTAGCGGTCGATCGGGCGCACGTCGTGATGCTCGCCGAGCAGGGGATCGTTTCCGAGGAGGAGGCCGACGAGATCCTCGGGGCGCTCTCGGAGGTCGAGGCCGCGGGCTACGACGCGCTGCCCGACGGCGAGGACGTCCACGCCGCGATCGAGACGGGCGTGATCGATTCCATTGGACCGGTCGGCGGAAAGATGCACACCGCCCGCTCGCGCAACGACGAGGTGGTGACCTGCATCCGCTACCGGCTGCGCGAGGACCTCGTCGAGGCCCTCGAAGCGACGCTGGCGTTCCGCGAGGCGCTCGTCGAGGCCGCCGGAGAGCATACAGAAACGCTGATGCCCGGCTACACCCACCTCCAGCCGGCCCAGCCGACGACGGTCGCCCACTGGCTCCTGTCGTACGAGGGGGCGGTGGCGCGCGACACCGAACGCCTGCTCGACGCCTATAGTCGGGTGAACCGCTGCCCGCTGGGGGCGGCGGCCTTCGCGGGCACGCCGTTCGACATCGATCGCGAGCGCACCGCGGAGCTGCTGGGCTTCGAGTCAGTACTCGAAAACTCGATGGACGCCTCCTCGACGCGGGACTTCCTCGTCGAGGTGATCGGAACGCTCGCGACCCTCGCGACGACGCTGTCCGGGATGGCCGAGGACCTGATCATCTTCGCGAACAGGGGGTACGTGGAGCTCTCGGACGACTACGCCTCGACCTCCTCGATCATGCCCCAGAAGAAGAACCCCGATACCCTAGAGCTGGTACGGGCGACCGCGGGCGACGCCTCCTCGGGCCTATCGGGGCTGCTGACGACGCTCAAAGGCCTACCGAGAGCCTACAACCGCGACCTCCAGCGCGCGACCCCGTACGCGTGGGAGACGGTCGACGCCGTGTGCGAGGCGACGACCGTCGCGGCCGGCGCGGTCGCGACCGCCGGGTGGAACGAGGGGATTCTGAGGGAAGCCGCCGGCGAGGGCTTCTCGACCGCGACCGGGGTCGCCGACGCGCTCGCGATGGCGGGGTTGCCGTTCCGCACGGCGCACGAACTCGTCGCGCTCGCAGCCGAGAGCGGGAGCGACTACGCCGCCCTCGACGCGGCGAGCGAGGAGGTCCTCGGCGAGCCCCTCACGGAGCACGTCCCCCGCGAGGCGATCGAGGCGGCGCTCGAC
The sequence above is drawn from the Halalkalicoccus sp. NIPERK01 genome and encodes:
- the argH gene encoding argininosuccinate lyase produces the protein MDGESGDVVRRERFSGGPARGFLSSMGADKRIFEADLAVDRAHVVMLAEQGIVSEEEADEILGALSEVEAAGYDALPDGEDVHAAIETGVIDSIGPVGGKMHTARSRNDEVVTCIRYRLREDLVEALEATLAFREALVEAAGEHTETLMPGYTHLQPAQPTTVAHWLLSYEGAVARDTERLLDAYSRVNRCPLGAAAFAGTPFDIDRERTAELLGFESVLENSMDASSTRDFLVEVIGTLATLATTLSGMAEDLIIFANRGYVELSDDYASTSSIMPQKKNPDTLELVRATAGDASSGLSGLLTTLKGLPRAYNRDLQRATPYAWETVDAVCEATTVAAGAVATAGWNEGILREAAGEGFSTATGVADALAMAGLPFRTAHELVALAAESGSDYAALDAASEEVLGEPLTEHVPREAIEAALDPAESVASRDSQGGPAPGAVEGTLTATRAALAADETAVDGIRKALDAAANDLNEEVRSYD
- a CDS encoding low specificity L-threonine aldolase is translated as MIDLRSDTVTRPDDRMREAAREAEVGDDVYREDPTVNELERRAADVVGKEAALYVPTGTMGNQVAVRTHTERGQEVLAERESHVVKWELGGMAQLSGLQVRTIDGDDRGVVAPEQVREGYVAEDLHRPGTGLLALENTHNSKGGAAIEAEVIAAAAEAAHGLGVPVHLDGARVFNAAAALGTDVKELVDPVDSVMFCLSKGLGAPVGSMLAGSEGFVERARRNRKLFGGGMRQAGIIAAPGLLALENRHRLDEDHENARRLAAGLDGIAGLSVPEPETNIVLVDCEGTDHTAEEFLAACEAEGVLGVAFGEYRVRFCTHRDVANGDVEKAIAAVERAL
- a CDS encoding aminopeptidase, which encodes MDPRIREHAEIIVEHSTDIEEGDNVIVSAPAVASDLVVALFEVLGDRGANPISLSADERVQRAFLRSSAEFETPSHERALMEETDAFIHLRANENATETSDVDPETTAAYSVAQQPIRQERLSKRWCLTQFPAPANAQLAGMSTEAYENFVWDAINKDWDEQREFQARMVEILDPAEEVRIVSGEGTDVTMSIAGNTTLNDYGEKNLPGGEVFTAPVPDSVEGSVLFDKPLYHQGREITDVSLEFEGGEVIEHSAGQNEDLLTEVLNTDEGARRLGELGIGMNRDIDRFTYNMLFDEKMGDTVHMAVGMAYDECVGEDNEANESAVHVDMIIDMGEDSRIEVDGEVVQRNGTFRFEDGFEG
- a CDS encoding ATP-dependent DNA helicase, producing the protein MATTDPSRFFPYDAPYENQREAIDRIENALARGQDVLFEGACGTGKTLSALVPALSHARETDKTVVITTNVHQQMRQFVEEARAITKEEAIRAVVFKGKASMCHIDVGYEECQVLRDTTRDLAESEVDRAQLERKQDELLEESQAGDRGAAEARSAVMDELESVDEEVSDLREEPTCEHYYNNLTGDTDEFYAWLFSDVRTPDDVYEYAEREGFCGYELLKEGMEGVDLVVCNYHHLLDPAIREQFFRWLDRDPEDVICVFDEAHNIEDAARDHATRTLTENTLDSALDECEDSDDPRSGDAFAVLAAFRRALVATYEDSFGFGEREGVGENWEDVPIANESGRDDLTLAFLEEYSGRGIDRDLESALAFGEELDERYEEAYRNGEAQTRAECQTLQAAVFVEGWLDDGATLGQYPVISVRRDESTDEVYGRAELYTCIPREVAASLFSSVHASVLMSATLRPFDVLEDVLGLEEPIQMAYGLEFPEANRRTFTVETPALFASERDDPGVQETITRVIEDAIRMTPGNSLIFFPSYYEAERYYGRVETRATPYLDRPGVRAEEIRQEFTGSEYAALFTSLWGTLTEGVSFDGDDAHTVLVVGVPYPRLDERMDAVQDAYQSVYGDSNPDAGWEYAVEIPTVRKTRQALGRVLRSPEEVGVRALVDKRYTQTAEREMGKYSVRSAFPPEERAELIDVAPEKLQFSMLNFYGDHDAYDEPPEPRLDG
- a CDS encoding argininosuccinate synthase, producing MERVALAFSGGLDTTVCVPLLEEEYGYDEVIGVTVDVGQPEAEFAEAEETAEALGLENHVVDAKSEFAETCFSAVKANATYQGYPLGTALARPVIAQAILEVAEEHGCSALAHGCTGKGNDQLRFEAVWRGSDMEVIAPVRELGLTREWEIEYADEKDLPVEAGNEGVWSIDTNLWSRSVEGGQLEEPSYVPPEEIYDWTAEPTAETELVEIEFDEGVPVAVDGEEMDGVELIEHLNEVAGAHGVGRTDLMEDRMLGLKVRENYEHPAATVLLNAHEALEDLVLTKGERSFKVGVDHEWSEKAYEGLLFAPLVKALNGFIDETQTKVTGTVTIKFEGGKARPVGRESEFAVYSASAASFNTETVDGIAQEDATGVAKYHGLQERLANAVEADVGGKTPAVTDGGDAGESGNGEDE
- a CDS encoding DUF2267 domain-containing protein, which gives rise to MDHDTFIGEVQNRAELASRGEALSATRATFQTLAERIDEGQATNIAAQLPDELARIIEEEADTTESFGFQEFVGRVAERDENLGSEDDDRSAAALHARAVIDVLDEAVTEGQIEDLRDQLPGEYDDLFELAEADGAPGQP
- a CDS encoding cation diffusion facilitator family transporter → MAGESVGVVLAALVANGAIAGLKFGGFLLTGSPAMLAETYHSVSDTGNQVFLLVGIYYGRQDRNRSHPFGYGKAEFFYSFLVSVLLFGIAGWESAKGGYEALVHGEAHLTEGSITLLGTTVPGVYVNYAVLLGAIAFETYAFLKARAAMRAEIDQRGWSGYREAFKKTSRTTVLTALTEDTVALAGLGIALAGIYLTRVTGNPVYDGAAALLIGLLLMGFALALAWENKRLLIGESLPKADEQRLREVIAGWDGVREVAGFRSVHFGPEYVLVAADVGFDSDLNGDEIDERVGGMERALQGVNDSVKSVYIEPQTA
- a CDS encoding FkbM family methyltransferase; the encoded protein is MAIHDRVAGIQWEGDVFELVRKAGRSARRRASDRYWAARGRRPVTVGGVSVLFRLDDREDARFLRRFLDIEGRMLADLLAELRSDDVFWDVGAAGGFYTCFASAVLDDGRVIAFEPNPDVREILHRRLDSLGTAPRVFECALSDSTGTAALDNPARERDSWQGTPSLTTDPGAAAVSIETRAGDELVAAGEVPRPTVVKIDVEGAEPLVVEGLSESLAHEDCRLVYCEVHRESDQRRSPADYGSSPAAVEASLADLGFEIEHIEDRRAEYLIKAKKRPSGEV
- a CDS encoding metallophosphoesterase, whose translation is MLTVVSDTHSTEGHALAGRTLDAVREAERVVHAGDFTTVSALDAFHEEAARLDAVHGNADAAAVRERLPAARTLEWEGLRIALTHRRDGGPTGLAMFGRERGADLVISGHSHRPGVTRTDDLLLLNPGSHAQPRGNRPGHAELEATRDGVRGRLRRPDGTVVEEFSL
- a CDS encoding 2'-5' RNA ligase family protein, whose amino-acid sequence is MPISLNVPVPGQVKRLAGDLEPALYTFDRVRRTHTLGVKRLGEHTPAEYARLVPAVRRAIAGTPPFEARVTGIETFERPTHGDLPVVYLAVESPALHALNERLCETFEPIEGIDGEGYVPHVTLAHGGTAAERERLREWAIEPVTWTVNELVLWDATYKEVATRFSLPV